Proteins from one Hallerella porci genomic window:
- a CDS encoding putative toxin-antitoxin system toxin component, PIN family, whose translation MRIVLDTNCLLASLSKRGAYFNVWRGLQEGKYTLCVSNEILDEYEEIIGQKTNSIIASNVIQTLLNAPSVELIDTFFRFNLIKDDPDDNKFVDCAIAGNATFIVSNDSHFSVLREIDFPKLILKSLQEFSVILQ comes from the coding sequence ATGAGAATTGTTCTTGATACGAATTGCCTTTTAGCATCCCTTTCTAAACGGGGTGCTTATTTCAATGTCTGGCGCGGCTTACAGGAAGGCAAATACACTCTTTGTGTTTCAAACGAAATCCTTGACGAATATGAAGAGATTATTGGACAAAAGACAAATTCAATAATCGCTTCGAACGTTATCCAAACCCTATTGAACGCGCCTTCCGTAGAACTTATCGACACTTTCTTCAGGTTCAACCTTATAAAGGATGATCCAGACGACAACAAGTTTGTCGACTGCGCCATTGCTGGGAATGCAACCTTCATCGTATCGAATGATTCGCATTTCAGCGTTCTTCGAGAAATAGATTTTCCGAAACTAATCTTGAAGAGTTTGCAAGAATTTTCCGTCATACTGCAATAG